From one Humulus lupulus chromosome 8, drHumLupu1.1, whole genome shotgun sequence genomic stretch:
- the LOC133798557 gene encoding uncharacterized protein LOC133798557, with product MNNLFRDLNGESVPSQQDILRCPFLRNINEPTSFSFSSSMLFPQPVRGAKGPIFEDGPNFDMAFRLFHGNDGVVPLSGGSYVPVKKVEPQLAPAQFNPLAAKAATISLSSFGTGGPFGFFDSFSDKWKNQKKSSNKDSSKGGNSKHESLGNEWLQSGNCPIAKSYRAVSGVLPLVAKVLKPPAGMKFTCPPAVVAARAAISKTAFAKNLRPQPLPAKVLVIGLLGMAANVPLGIWREHTEKFSPSWFAAVHAAVPFIGMLRKSVLMPKSAMAFTIAASILGQVIGSRAERYRLKAVAAKKLPLTETPVGESSQLQVVSAKVGHCSGDAEWNSISLPMARPSSSTDVFC from the exons ATGAATAATCTTTTCAGAGATCTAAATGGGGAGTCTGTGCCTTCTCAGCAAGATATACTTAGATGCCCGTTTCTGAGAAACATCAATGAGCCTACAAGCTTTTCATTTTCCTCATCGATGCTGTTCCCACAGCCT GTTAGAGGAGCTAAAGGTCCAATTTTTGAAGATGGTCCTAATTTTGATATGGCATTTAGGCTCTTCCATGGGAATGATGGCGTAGTCCCTCTTTCTGGAGGATCATATGTGCCTGTGAAGAAAGTTGAACCTCAGCTAGCCCCAGCACAGTTTAATCCTTTGGCTGCAAAGGCTGCAACAATCAGCCTTTCATCCTTTGGAACTGGAGGCCCATTTGGCTTCTTTGATTCTTTTTCTGACAAATGGAAGAATCAGAAGAAATCGTCCAACAAAGATTCTTCAAAG GGTGGAAATTCAAAACATGAGTCCTTGGGAAATGAGTGGCTCCAATCTGGGAATTGTCCAATTGCTAAGTCATACCGAGCAGTCAGTGGTGTCCTTCCGCTTGTTGCAAAGGTTTTAAAGCCTCCTGCAGGCATGAAATTTACGTGCCCACCAGCAGTGGTTGCTGCCCGAGCAGCTATATCAAAGACTGCATTTGCAAAGAACCTCCGCCCTCAACCCTTACCAGCAAAAGTACTTGTGATTGGATTGTTGGGCATGGCAGCAAATGTTCCTCTGGGAATATGGCGAGAGCATACTGAAAAATTCTCACCATCCTGGTTTGCTGCTGTCCATGCTGCTGTTCCATTCATAGGGATGCTTAGGAAATCCGTGTTGATGCCCAAGTCAGCAATGGCATTTACTATTGCAGCATCAATCCTTGGACAGGTGATTGGCTCTCGAGCTGAAAGATACCGGCTCAAGGCTGTAGCTGCCAAAAAATTGCCTCTTACTGAAACCCCTGTTGGCGAGTCCAGCCAGTTACAGGTGGTCAGTGCAAAAGTCGGTCATTGTAGTGGTGATGCAGAGTGGAATTCGATTTCCCTGCCTATGGCAAGGCCTTCTTCATCGACAGATGTTTTCTGCTGA